From the Deltaproteobacteria bacterium genome, the window CTCTCTTCTACCTGAGACCCGGGGCGCCGGTTTCCCCCTATCTCCTTGGGGGAGTGGGCTGGTACTATTCGAAGCTGGAAGACAGCCGGGGGACTACCTGGTCCAACGATTTCGGGGCGCACCTGGGGGGCGGGCTGGATATCCCCCTTTCCTCCAGCCTGGTATTTAACGCCGACCTGCGCTACTACTTCCTGAACTTAGACGATCAAAAGGTCAAGGACCTGAAGACCAACGGCTATATCATCAGCGCCGGCTTGACCTTTTATTTCTGGTAAACTCCCTGCCCGGCTTGGTGCCTGAAAAATAAAAAAAGGAGAAGACTATGAAACATAAAAATCATTCTTTGGGGACGAGAAAGGCCTGGTTGCTGGCCGTCGTTGTTTTTACCTTTATAAACATGAGCATCATCCTGCCGGCGGCCCCGGCCCTGGCCGATGATAAACAGGAGG encodes:
- a CDS encoding porin family protein, coding for MNKKIIVAGFILLGLFLYPLAGHSAEGGKFGIGVRGGWYKSNDSDDGKMYGGLQARWKILPALAIEGVGDYRPEESFSNNRKITSYPVLVSALFYLRPGAPVSPYLLGGVGWYYSKLEDSRGTTWSNDFGAHLGGGLDIPLSSSLVFNADLRYYFLNLDDQKVKDLKTNGYIISAGLTFYFW